From Cellulomonas oligotrophica, a single genomic window includes:
- a CDS encoding WhiB family transcriptional regulator, with translation MDWRHRAACLDEDPELFFPIGNTGPALQQIDEAKAVCRRCDVVDTCLKWAIETGQDAGVWGGLSEDERRALKRRTARQRRAG, from the coding sequence ATGGACTGGCGCCACCGCGCAGCCTGCCTCGACGAGGACCCTGAGCTCTTCTTCCCGATCGGCAACACCGGTCCCGCGCTGCAGCAGATCGACGAGGCCAAGGCCGTCTGCCGTCGCTGCGACGTCGTCGACACGTGCCTGAAGTGGGCCATCGAGACCGGGCAGGACGCCGGCGTCTGGGGTGGCCTGTCCGAGGACGAGCGACGCGCGCTCAAGCGCCGCACGGCGCGCCAGCGCCGCGCCGGCTGA